Proteins co-encoded in one Prunus persica cultivar Lovell chromosome G6, Prunus_persica_NCBIv2, whole genome shotgun sequence genomic window:
- the LOC18775345 gene encoding polyadenylate-binding protein 2 isoform X1: MEEEEHEVYGGEIPDEGEMEGDIEAHHADVDMSTADDDAVKELDEMKKRLKEMEEEAAALREMQAKVEKEMGAVQDPAAVAASQANKEEVDARSVFVGNVDYACTPEEVQQHFQSCGTVNRVTILTDKFGQPKGFAYVEFLETEAVQEALVLNESELHGRQLKVLPKRTNVPGMKQYRPRRFNPYMGYRFRRPYVPPYFYSPYGYGKVPRFRRPARYMPYY, encoded by the exons atggaggaggaggagcatgAGGTGTACGGAGGAGAGATCCCAGACGAGGGAGAAATGGAGGGGGATATTGAAGCTCATCATGCTGACGTTGACATGTCCACCGCCGACGACGACGCCGTCAAG GAGTTGGACGAGATGAAGAAGCGGTTGAAGGAGATGGAGGAGGAAGCTGCTGCTCTTCGCGAGATGCAGGCTAAGGTTGAGAAGGAAATGGGCGCTGTTcaag ATCCTGCAGCTGTGGCtgcttctcaagcaaacaaagaagaggtgGATGCACGATCTGTTTTTGTTGGCAAT GTTGATTATGCATGCACACCTGAAGAAGTGCAGCAGCATTTCCAATCATGTGGCACAGTTAATAGAGTGACTATACTGACAGATAAATTCGGCCAACCAAAGGGTTTTGCTTATGTGGAATTCCTTGAAACAGAAGCTGTTCAAGAGGCTCTCGTTCTAAATGAATCTGAGTTGCATGGGCGGCAATTGAAG GTTTTGCCTAAAAGGACCAATGTTCCTGGTATGAAGCAATACAGACCTAGACGCTTCAATCCTTATATGGGTTACCGCTTCAGGAGGCCATATGTACCTCCTTACTTTTACTCCCCCTATGGATATGG GAAAGTTCCCAGGTTCCGAAGGCCAGCTCGATACATGCCGTATTACTAG
- the LOC18775345 gene encoding polyadenylate-binding protein 3 isoform X2: MVLVGGSGICAHVQMWRGVDYACTPEEVQQHFQSCGTVNRVTILTDKFGQPKGFAYVEFLETEAVQEALVLNESELHGRQLKVLPKRTNVPGMKQYRPRRFNPYMGYRFRRPYVPPYFYSPYGYGKVPRFRRPARYMPYY; this comes from the exons ATGGTGTTGGTTGGTGGCTCAGGAATTTGTGCACATGTACAAATGTGGCGAGGG GTTGATTATGCATGCACACCTGAAGAAGTGCAGCAGCATTTCCAATCATGTGGCACAGTTAATAGAGTGACTATACTGACAGATAAATTCGGCCAACCAAAGGGTTTTGCTTATGTGGAATTCCTTGAAACAGAAGCTGTTCAAGAGGCTCTCGTTCTAAATGAATCTGAGTTGCATGGGCGGCAATTGAAG GTTTTGCCTAAAAGGACCAATGTTCCTGGTATGAAGCAATACAGACCTAGACGCTTCAATCCTTATATGGGTTACCGCTTCAGGAGGCCATATGTACCTCCTTACTTTTACTCCCCCTATGGATATGG GAAAGTTCCCAGGTTCCGAAGGCCAGCTCGATACATGCCGTATTACTAG
- the LOC18772800 gene encoding ABC transporter G family member 11, which translates to MELSSSTNVPRWTPSPSPTRSLLASAVEGPSSKESHVLDDDHAEMKRQSSTASAEDGISLSCSSMDRIFPFSVVFKTGAAPNSCLDIHEAPSLRLESAVEKSVGIDQTVAKPGYVEDQSYVVGDDIEIGLRKKGICLTWKDLWVGVSDGKNGKRMILQELTGFAQPGEMLAIMGPSGSGKSTLLDALAGRLSSDTQQTGEILINGRRETLAFGTSAYVTQDDTLMTTLTVREAVYYSAQLQLPDSMSKVEKKERAEMTIREMGLQDSMDTRIGGWSVKGLSGGQKRRVSICIEILTRPKLLFLDEPTSGLDSAASYHVMNRIVKLAHRDGRTVIASIHQPSSEVFELFQNLCLLSSGRTVYFGPASMAEQFFASNGFPCPTLRNPADHYLRTINKDFDVDIEQGFDGKTSTEEAINILTQSYKSSNHFQQVQKQVAEICQQKGGALEKGSQANFITQCLVLTRRSFVNMYRDLGYYWLRLAIYIALCLCVGTIFYDIGSTFGSIQARGAMLMFVGAFLTFMAIGGFPSFVEDMKIFGRERLNGHYGVSAFVVGNTFSSIPYLLIISLIPGAIAYYMVGLQKSFEHFAYFALLLFVSMMLVESLMMIVASIVPDFLMGIITGAGIQGVMMLNGGFFRLPNDLPKPFWRYPMYYIAFHKYANEGFYKNEFEGLTFPNDQAARPSTITGEEILRSIWQVQMGYSKWVDLAILFGMVIVYRLMFLGIIKTTEKFVPIIKALLVGTPKHSS; encoded by the exons ATGGAGTTGAGTTCTTCAACTAATGTCCCAAGATGGACACCAAGTCCAAGCCCAACAAGATCATTGTTGGCATCAGCTGTGGAAGGCCCCAGCTCCAAGGAAAGTCATGTTCTTGATGATGATCATGCAGAGATGAAGAGGCAAAGCAGCACAGCTTCTGCAGAAGATGGGATTTCCTTGTCCTGCTCTAGCATGGACAGAATTTTCCCATTTAGCGTTGTGTTTAAAACTGGAGCTGCTCCAAACTCTTGTTTAGATATTCATGAAGCCCCATCTCTGAGATTGGAATCTGCGGTGGAGAAGTCAGTAGGGATTGATCAAACGGTTGCGAAGCCAGGCTATGTAGAGGATCAAAGTTATGTTGTTGGTGATGATATTGAAATTGGGTTGAGAAAGAAGGGTATTTGCTTGACATGGAAGGACCTGTGGGTTGGTGTATCTGATGGGAAAAATGGGAAGAGAATGATTTTGCAGGAGCTTACAGGGTTTGCTCAACCTGGTGAGATGTTGGCTATCATGGGTCCTTCTGGCTCTGGCAAATCCACCCTTTTGGATGCTTTGGCAG GCAGGCTAAGTTCAGACACACAGCAGACAGGGGAGATTTTAATCAATGGCCGAAGAGAAACACTTGCTTTTGGAACTTCG GCATACGTGACTCAAGACGACACTCTAATGACTACATTAACAGTCAGGGAAGCTGTATATTACTCAGCACAACTCCAACTGCCTGACTCCATGTCCAAAgtagaaaagaaggaaagagcaGAGATGACAATAAGGGAGATGGGCTTGCAAGACTCCATGGACACAAGGATTGGCGGTTGGAGTGTAAAAGGCCTCAGTGGTGGACAGAAAAGAAGAGTTAGCATTTGCATTGAAATCTTGACTCGCCCCAAGCTTCTCTTCCTTGATGAGCCTACAAGTGGGCTAGACAGTGCAGCATCTTACCATGTCATGAACCGCATTGTTAAGCTAGCGCACCGGGATGGAAGGACCGTTATTGCATCAATTCATCAACCTAGCAGTGAAGTCTTTGAGCTTTTCCAAAACCTTTGCCTTCTCTCCTCTGGTAGAACAGTCTACTTTGGCCCTGCTTCAATGGCAGAACAG TTTTTTGCTTCAAATGGCTTCCCTTGCCCTACTCTGAGAAACCCAGCAGATCACTACCTTAGAACCATCAACAAGGATTTCGATGTT GATATCGAACAAGGGTTTGATGGCAAAACAAGCACTGAGGAAGCAATTAATATTCTCACACAATCATACAAGTCTTCAAATCATTTCCAGCAAGTTCAGAAACAAGTAGCTGAGATTTGCCAACAG AAAGGTGGGGCTCTAGAGAAGGGAAGCCAGGCCAACTTCATAACCCAATGCCTGGTTCTGACAAGGAGATCTTTCGTGAACATGTATCGTGATCTAGGCTACTACTGGCTTCGCCTTGCAATTTACATTGCCTTGTGCTTATGCGTAGGGACGATCTTTTATGACATTGGCTCCACTTTTGGCTCAATACAG GCTAGAGGTGCAATGCTCATGTTTGTTGGAGCATTCTTGACTTTCATGGCAATAGGCGGCTTCCCTTCTTTTGTAGAAGACATGAAG ATCTTTGGGCGCGAAAGATTAAACGGGCACTATGGTGTTTCGGCATTTGTTGTTGGAAACACATTCTCCTCCATCCCATATTTGCTGATCATCTCTTTAATTCCTGGAGCAATAGCCTACTACATGGTTGGCCTTCAAAAGAGCTTTGAGCACTTTGCCTATTTTGCACTGCTGCTCTTTGTGAGCATGATGTTGGTTGAGAGCCTAATGATGATTGTGGCAAGCATTGTGCCAGATTTTCTCATGGGAATTATTACTGGTGCCGGAATTCAAGGAGTGATGATGTTGAATGGAGGTTTCTTCCGATTGCCGAACGATCTTCCTAAGCCTTTCTGGAGATACCCAATGTACTACATTGCATTCCACAAGTATGCAAATGAAGGATTCTATAAAAATGAGTTCGAAGGACTAACATTTCCTAATGATCAAGCGGCAAGGCCATCCACGATTACTGGCGAAGAAATATTGCGAAGTATTTGGCAAGTGCAGATGGGCTACTCCAAGTGGGTTGATCTTGCCATTTTGTTTGGGATGGTAATTGTTTATAGGCTCATGTTTCTGGGAATCATAAAGACCACGGAAAAGTTTGTACCAATTATCAAAGCTCTCTTAGTTGGTACTCCCAAGCACTCTTCTTAA